Proteins encoded together in one Ipomoea triloba cultivar NCNSP0323 chromosome 4, ASM357664v1 window:
- the LOC116016122 gene encoding putative E3 ubiquitin-protein ligase RF298, with product MVNPRGGKGNSDKGKRKRVSVTSKEYTPFVLNQLELLEESLRKTVAEMKSKATEACSSSAAPGSDDDNIIYDAQPLRSVAPQDEKDVEIMKHNLHKQRLERELQGWSDWAGEKAKEAAEKIRKDQDELRMLRLEIEQSRQLNALEEENTKLKKGLAESKLISQQSSKNAEEAKVRAQELEKQCRTGEVEISSLQRELAALEGNSARLQAQIEKARRRKSEFEALQQQEEREKTKNLQKAEALRRERARMKELAKAEEDHLRAMAEENRQKFEEQMKKLTAEISALKMEAAGESSSQQGGMKREWECVMCLTEPKSVVFLPCAHQALCTACNMLHERQGMKDCPVCRTPIMKRIQARFVTPKPH from the exons ATGGTTAACCCAAGAGGAGGCAAAGGCAACAGTGACAAGGGCAAGAGGAAGAGGGTGTCTGTGACTTCCAAGGAATATACACCATTTGTGTTGAATCAACTTGAATTGTTGGAGGAATCACTCCGAAAAACAGTGGCTGAGATGAAGTCTAAAGCAACAGAGGCCTGCAGCTCTTCTGCTGCTCCGGGAAGTGATGATGATAACATTATCTATGATGCTCAACCTCTGCGGAGCGTTGCCCCCCAGGATGAGAAAGATGTGGAGATAATGAAGCATAATCTGCACAAGCAGCGGCTTGAGAGAGAGTTGCAAGGGTGGAGTGACTGGGCTGGGGAGAAGGCAAAGGAGGCTGCTGAGAAGATTCGCAAGGACCAGGATGAGCTGAGAATGCTGAGACTGGAGATTGAACAATCTCGACAGCTCAATGCATTGGAGGAGGAGAACACCAAGCTTAAGAAAGGGCTTGCAGAGTCGAAATTGATTTCCCAGCAGTCTTCTAAAAATGCTGAGGAAGCCAAGGTGAGAGCGCAGGAGTTGGAGAAGCAGTGTCGGACAGGGGAGGTGGAGATAAGCTCTCTGCAGAGAGAGCTTGCAGCTCTGGAGGGCAACAGTGCTAGGTTGCAGGCTCAAATAGAGAAAGCCAGAAGACGCAAAAGCGAGTTTGAG GCTCTTCAGCAACAAGAGGAGAGGGAGAAGACAAAGAATCTCCAGAAGGCTGAGGCACTGAGGAGGGAAAGAGCACGAATGAAGGAGCTGGCAAAAGCTGAGGAGGATCATCTGAGGGCAATGGCAGAAGAAAACAGGCAAAAATTTGAGGAACAAATGAagaagctaactgctgaaatcTCTGCCCTAAAAATGGAAGCTGCGGGGGAAAGCTCAAGCCAGCAGGGAGGCATGAAACGCGAATGGGAATGCGTTATGTGCTTGACTGAGCCAAAATCAGTAGTTTTCCTCCCTTGTGCCCATCAGGCTCTTTGCACAGCCTGCAATATGCTTCATGAAAGGCAAGGAATGAAGGACTGTCCTGTCTGCAGAACGCCAATCATGAAGCGGATCCAAGCCCGCTTTGTTACTCCAAAACCACACTAG